From Phaeocystidibacter marisrubri, the proteins below share one genomic window:
- a CDS encoding DUF58 domain-containing protein produces MRKIRIRSYYIHPKTFWFIGALILIFILGFIWDFLFLLGIIGVLGFVLALLYDSLLLFGRGSISAERSAAKILSLGDSNQIVLKIFNNTARKINFYIIEELPFQLQNRDFRIYGSAKSTESFRAEYEITPKSRGAFEFGDTMVFLQSPWGLAERRIRCKTASEMRVYPSIIQMKRFQLASIEKLQRDFGRSKTRRIGHNYEFEQIKTYVEGDDYRSINWKATSRLNELMVNQYTDEQSQPVYVLIDKSRQMLLPFNGMSLLDYAINTALVISNVSLQKRDRIGLVTFEKGIDTMLKASSNPKQLPTILESLYKEKPGQHESNFKLMYKVMNSLARTRSLLFVFTNIETRNQLNRVLPELIRMRKRHLLVVVFFKNTELEDYAHEFAQNTLDIYRKTAASKMEIDKTILVQELNQAGIHTLISRPDELTIDTLNKYLEFKARGLI; encoded by the coding sequence ATGAGAAAAATCCGAATTCGATCCTATTATATCCATCCTAAAACCTTTTGGTTCATAGGGGCCTTGATTCTCATTTTTATCTTGGGATTCATTTGGGATTTCCTATTCCTACTGGGTATTATAGGTGTCCTCGGTTTTGTGCTAGCCTTGCTGTATGACAGTTTGCTACTGTTTGGAAGAGGAAGTATTTCTGCGGAGCGAAGTGCCGCAAAAATCCTCAGCTTGGGCGATTCTAACCAAATTGTGTTGAAAATATTCAACAACACCGCCCGAAAGATCAACTTCTATATCATTGAAGAACTCCCCTTTCAGCTTCAAAACCGTGATTTTCGAATTTACGGTTCGGCAAAGTCTACGGAATCCTTTCGCGCAGAATACGAAATCACGCCAAAATCGAGAGGTGCTTTTGAGTTTGGAGATACCATGGTGTTTCTTCAATCTCCATGGGGTTTAGCAGAACGTCGCATACGATGCAAAACCGCCAGTGAAATGCGGGTATACCCATCTATCATTCAAATGAAACGCTTCCAGCTCGCCAGTATAGAAAAGCTACAGCGCGATTTTGGTAGAAGTAAAACGCGTCGCATTGGACACAACTATGAGTTTGAACAGATCAAGACGTATGTTGAGGGCGACGATTACCGCAGTATCAATTGGAAAGCGACGAGTCGTTTAAATGAACTCATGGTGAATCAATACACAGACGAGCAATCGCAGCCAGTGTATGTTCTGATTGATAAGTCGCGACAAATGCTACTCCCGTTCAATGGCATGAGTCTCTTGGATTACGCCATTAACACGGCTCTTGTGATCTCTAACGTGAGTTTGCAAAAGAGGGATAGAATCGGGTTGGTGACCTTTGAAAAGGGCATTGATACCATGCTAAAGGCTTCATCGAATCCAAAGCAACTTCCTACGATTCTCGAATCATTGTACAAGGAAAAGCCTGGTCAGCATGAATCCAACTTCAAGCTGATGTACAAGGTGATGAACAGTTTGGCAAGAACGCGTTCCCTCCTCTTCGTCTTCACAAACATTGAAACACGAAATCAACTCAACCGCGTTTTGCCAGAGTTGATCCGCATGCGAAAGAGACACCTCCTTGTTGTGGTGTTCTTCAAAAACACGGAATTAGAAGACTATGCCCACGAGTTTGCGCAAAATACGCTAGACATCTACCGCAAGACCGCTGCCTCGAAAATGGAAATAGACAAAACCATTCTCGTTCAGGAATTGAATCAAGCGGGAATACACACTTTGATTTCTCGTCCGGATGAATTGACCATTGATACACTAAACAAGTATCTTGAATTTAAG
- a CDS encoding AAA family ATPase codes for MSENENIQPSGAETPKDDAVTPNPTGGSAESMSSPLTEVPTTSYSAHENKLTGMNKKLNEARAEIHKLVIGQDKFIDLLFIAMLSEGHALVEGVPGIAKTLTSKLLAKVTSLDFSRIQFTPDLMPTDVIGTNVYMMKEAEFKFKKGPIFSQFVLIDEINRAPAKTQSALFEVMEETQVTVDGTTYPMKTPFMVLATQNPLEQEGTYKLPEAQMDRFLFRILLDYPSELEEIQMLDRFSGSVSSHDLSSINAVLSNKDIEEYRELVENVNVEPSLRKYIAQIIQLTRNHPDLYLGASPRASLAIMKTAKAVAAINGRDFVSPDDIQFVLYPVLNHRLALTPEREMEGVTLEDVLRDIIEKTETPR; via the coding sequence ATGTCTGAAAATGAGAATATCCAACCATCAGGAGCGGAAACTCCAAAAGATGATGCTGTAACGCCAAATCCCACTGGGGGTTCTGCGGAATCAATGTCTTCGCCACTTACGGAAGTACCTACAACTTCCTATAGTGCTCACGAGAACAAGTTGACGGGCATGAACAAAAAGCTGAATGAGGCGAGAGCTGAAATTCACAAGTTGGTGATTGGCCAAGATAAATTCATCGATTTGCTCTTCATCGCCATGTTGAGTGAAGGTCATGCACTCGTAGAAGGTGTACCAGGGATTGCAAAAACGCTAACCTCTAAGCTTCTTGCCAAAGTGACAAGTTTGGATTTTTCGCGTATTCAATTTACACCTGATTTGATGCCAACCGATGTGATTGGTACCAATGTGTACATGATGAAAGAGGCTGAATTCAAGTTCAAGAAAGGCCCTATTTTCTCACAGTTTGTATTGATTGATGAGATCAACCGCGCTCCTGCGAAGACACAATCTGCGCTATTTGAGGTGATGGAAGAAACGCAGGTTACAGTAGATGGGACTACCTACCCCATGAAAACACCATTCATGGTATTAGCCACTCAGAACCCATTGGAACAAGAGGGAACTTACAAGTTACCCGAAGCGCAAATGGACCGCTTCCTTTTCCGTATTCTGCTCGATTACCCAAGTGAACTTGAGGAAATTCAGATGTTGGACCGCTTCTCAGGTAGCGTGAGTTCGCATGATCTATCTTCCATCAATGCCGTCCTTTCCAATAAGGATATTGAGGAATATCGCGAATTAGTGGAAAACGTAAACGTGGAACCTAGCCTGAGAAAGTACATTGCTCAGATTATTCAACTTACGCGCAACCATCCTGATTTATACCTGGGTGCGAGTCCGAGGGCTTCGCTTGCTATTATGAAAACGGCCAAAGCGGTTGCTGCTATCAACGGCAGAGATTTCGTTTCACCAGACGACATTCAATTCGTCCTCTACCCTGTTCTCAACCACCGTTTGGCACTCACACCAGAACGCGAAATGGAAGGAGTTACACTAGAAGATGTGCTAAGAGATATCATTGAAAAGACTGAAACTCCTCGATGA
- a CDS encoding stage II sporulation protein M: protein MKESQFIKDNARTWAPIEKSLRTLKRGRFTSDSNSDIGEKYMRLTDDLSYAQTFYSKRSVRVYLNSLVSDVYRVVFRYSETDEDNSVKRFWIKDIPSILYHGRKAFLLSFIIFCVAMIIGAFSLSQDASFANDILSEGYVNMTEQNIEKGDPMAVYKSADSWSMFKRIAMNNLRVMTFAFLLGIFFGLGTIGALISNGVMLGVFQYFFYQRGLLWESFLTIWQHGTVEISCIIIGGGAGLMLGSGYLFPGNYSRLLSLRLQFYRGMKIALAIMPFIIFAAFVESYITRHDDMAQWIRFTFILANAAIIFGYFIYMPYRYGKIHGRLERGPDEDAASISYQLKETGILNIGEVIQNAVIKTQRFFVSFAPAMFTIITLITAGLFWQSEWLVHHIDWQETGTRGLIAFDFASAAAVGLNNFLQLQALSDFNTSPIYFGLLLSAPLALIQSIVVARFNDIPLAQLAKKAVSHFILLTIVLSGYTLAPAFLILQYVLLLPVAGVAFQVSIKDNITYFNAFFKSFKLYFSNFSMSIVWVGSVALASLLLAVLVQGSLLGVLIYFMNTFISIDNVGDPTITSAIRFFISFVTISVLFALAQIGYALIANTVLESRRADELRSQISNIQPRKKRYGIDETI from the coding sequence ATGAAAGAAAGTCAGTTTATAAAGGATAACGCTCGCACATGGGCGCCCATTGAAAAATCGCTTCGCACTCTCAAACGTGGTCGCTTTACTTCCGATTCCAATTCAGATATTGGCGAGAAGTACATGCGACTGACCGATGATTTGAGCTATGCCCAGACGTTTTACTCCAAAAGATCGGTTCGCGTCTATCTCAATTCATTGGTGTCTGATGTGTATCGGGTAGTATTTCGGTACAGCGAAACTGACGAAGACAATTCCGTAAAGCGCTTTTGGATAAAGGACATCCCTTCTATCCTATATCACGGTAGAAAGGCATTCCTACTCTCCTTTATTATCTTCTGTGTCGCCATGATCATTGGCGCATTCTCTTTATCTCAAGATGCTTCCTTTGCCAATGATATACTCTCGGAAGGGTATGTGAACATGACCGAGCAGAACATCGAGAAAGGGGATCCTATGGCCGTATATAAGTCGGCAGATTCTTGGTCGATGTTTAAACGCATTGCCATGAACAACCTCAGGGTAATGACTTTCGCTTTTCTACTTGGGATATTCTTTGGTCTAGGCACCATCGGAGCCTTGATCAGCAACGGCGTTATGTTGGGTGTCTTCCAGTATTTCTTCTATCAAAGAGGTCTACTTTGGGAGAGTTTCCTAACCATTTGGCAACACGGTACGGTTGAGATTTCGTGCATCATTATTGGCGGCGGTGCGGGGTTGATGCTGGGTTCAGGTTACTTGTTTCCTGGCAACTATTCGCGTTTATTGTCTCTCCGATTGCAATTCTACCGAGGGATGAAGATTGCCTTGGCTATCATGCCTTTTATCATCTTCGCGGCCTTCGTGGAATCGTACATCACTCGTCACGACGACATGGCTCAGTGGATTCGCTTCACATTCATTCTCGCCAATGCTGCGATTATTTTCGGTTACTTCATCTACATGCCCTATCGCTATGGTAAAATTCATGGTCGCTTAGAACGTGGCCCAGATGAAGATGCGGCCTCTATCTCTTATCAATTAAAAGAAACCGGAATATTGAACATTGGAGAAGTGATTCAAAATGCGGTGATAAAAACGCAGCGCTTCTTTGTTTCTTTCGCTCCTGCCATGTTCACGATCATCACGCTTATCACCGCTGGGTTATTCTGGCAAAGTGAATGGCTCGTTCATCATATCGATTGGCAAGAAACAGGTACTAGGGGTTTGATCGCATTTGATTTTGCCTCAGCCGCAGCAGTTGGTTTGAATAACTTCCTTCAACTTCAAGCCCTTTCCGACTTCAACACGAGTCCCATCTACTTCGGACTACTTCTCTCTGCTCCACTTGCATTGATTCAAAGTATTGTGGTAGCGAGATTCAATGATATTCCCTTGGCACAACTGGCAAAAAAGGCGGTCAGTCACTTTATTCTACTCACCATCGTTCTTTCGGGATACACTCTCGCACCAGCCTTTTTAATCTTGCAATACGTTCTCCTCCTTCCGGTAGCTGGCGTCGCATTCCAAGTATCAATAAAAGACAACATCACCTACTTCAATGCCTTCTTTAAGTCGTTTAAGTTATACTTCTCAAACTTCAGCATGTCAATAGTTTGGGTAGGGTCTGTAGCCCTCGCCTCACTCCTGCTTGCTGTACTTGTTCAAGGTTCGCTTCTAGGAGTACTGATCTACTTCATGAACACCTTTATTAGCATCGATAACGTTGGAGATCCAACCATTACGTCAGCCATTCGATTCTTCATTTCCTTTGTGACCATTAGCGTACTGTTTGCATTAGCCCAAATTGGATACGCCCTGATTGCCAACACGGTTTTAGAATCGAGAAGAGCCGATGAACTGAGAAGTCAGATCTCGAATATTCAACCACGTAAAAAGCGATACGGCATTGATGAAACGATCTAG
- a CDS encoding RDD family protein, translating into MKTVDIQTPQNVTLELQLASFGMRLAAFALDQTIFWLTIGLLSLLGMWFFPYASNTVEEIYIWLIVMPFYIFYSAIFELAWAGRTPGKRILGIRAIRLDGGRVKLDEVLSRWFMRIFDILLTSGALASVLILSGKYSQRLGDVLGGTIVVRDRMERNVTLKHILNLETTENYEPVFPNARLLSEEEALLIKQTVLRVERNPTSGHEQAVKELVAKLEEVLGITKGKEKSTDFLRKVLKDYIVMTR; encoded by the coding sequence ATGAAAACGGTAGATATTCAAACGCCGCAAAACGTGACCCTAGAGCTTCAATTGGCAAGCTTTGGAATGCGCCTAGCGGCTTTCGCTCTCGATCAAACCATCTTTTGGTTGACTATTGGACTTCTTTCATTATTGGGCATGTGGTTCTTTCCCTATGCCTCAAATACGGTGGAAGAGATTTACATATGGTTGATTGTGATGCCATTTTACATCTTTTACTCGGCCATATTCGAATTGGCATGGGCTGGGAGAACCCCCGGAAAGCGCATTCTGGGCATTCGTGCCATCCGTTTGGATGGTGGTAGAGTGAAACTAGATGAGGTTCTTTCGCGTTGGTTTATGCGCATTTTTGACATCCTCCTTACTTCTGGTGCGCTTGCCAGTGTTTTGATACTATCAGGTAAATACTCTCAGCGTTTGGGTGATGTATTGGGCGGAACCATTGTGGTTCGCGATCGAATGGAACGCAATGTGACACTGAAGCATATCCTCAATTTGGAGACTACAGAGAACTATGAACCGGTGTTCCCGAATGCTCGCTTATTGTCAGAAGAAGAAGCGCTGTTAATCAAGCAAACGGTTCTGCGGGTAGAGAGAAATCCAACAAGTGGTCACGAACAGGCTGTAAAGGAACTTGTCGCCAAGTTAGAAGAGGTGTTGGGTATTACGAAAGGAAAAGAAAAAAGCACCGACTTTTTACGGAAGGTGCTTAAAGATTATATCGTGATGACGCGATAA
- a CDS encoding DUF493 family protein: protein MSDDLNKKLESLRQKLDEMETWPTLYMYKFIVPADNQKVAQVEALFDTKESQVTTRTSKNGNFVSITAVEMMISPESVIDRYKQAEGIEGLMSL, encoded by the coding sequence ATGTCGGACGATTTAAATAAGAAACTAGAATCCCTTCGTCAGAAGCTCGACGAAATGGAAACATGGCCAACGCTATACATGTACAAATTCATTGTACCTGCGGATAACCAAAAGGTAGCTCAGGTTGAAGCCCTGTTCGATACAAAAGAATCTCAGGTGACCACTCGTACGAGTAAGAATGGGAATTTCGTCAGCATCACTGCGGTTGAAATGATGATTTCACCGGAAAGTGTCATTGACCGATACAAGCAAGCTGAAGGCATAGAAGGGTTAATGTCCCTCTAG
- a CDS encoding Mpo1 family 2-hydroxy fatty acid dioxygenase: MRSLDSWFDEYGESHQNPLNKLIHWICVPSIFFSIFALVASIPNELLLQLFPESLHGIAHWGTVLLFFVLAFYYAHSIPMGIGMTLFSVVCYIGLYGLQLLPMSVWSMALIIFAAAWVGQFYGHSIEGKKPSFFKDLQFLLIGPAWLMGFLFRAMGVRY, translated from the coding sequence ATGAGAAGTCTCGATTCTTGGTTTGACGAATACGGTGAAAGTCACCAAAACCCGCTAAATAAGTTGATCCACTGGATTTGTGTCCCCAGTATCTTCTTTTCCATCTTCGCTTTGGTGGCCAGCATACCCAACGAATTACTGCTTCAATTGTTCCCTGAATCCTTGCATGGCATAGCCCATTGGGGAACCGTTCTTCTGTTTTTTGTCTTAGCCTTCTACTATGCTCACAGCATACCCATGGGAATTGGAATGACGCTGTTCAGTGTGGTGTGTTATATCGGTTTGTACGGTTTGCAGCTTCTTCCGATGTCGGTTTGGAGTATGGCACTGATCATTTTTGCCGCTGCTTGGGTTGGACAATTCTATGGTCACAGTATAGAAGGGAAGAAACCGAGTTTCTTTAAAGACCTTCAGTTCTTGCTTATTGGTCCCGCGTGGTTGATGGGCTTTTTGTTTAGAGCGATGGGGGTGAGGTATTAG
- a CDS encoding alkene reductase translates to MKHTRLFQPYTMNGRALKNRFLMAPMTRSRSDQPGDVPNKLMATYYGQRASAGLIITEATQVSLQGKGYARTPGIYTPEQIKGWKLTTEEVHAKGSEIFLQLWHVGRVSSSKVNGLQPIAPSPITAKETKVYVFDGAPNGDATFTPVEEPREMTQKDIDRVIKEFAQGAKNAMKAGFDGVEIHGANGYLIDQFLRSNSNRRTDKYGGSMENRIRLLTEITQAVVDEVGSRNVGIRLSPFISFKDMADPEILDTIMLTAKALEKIGVVYIHLSEADWDDAPEIPDEFRIELRKTFSNTIIATGNKTPDQGEHLLQNNWVDIIGFGRKFLTNPDYPERVKLDAKMNEISDSHTLFGGGTARGYTDYPFLTKD, encoded by the coding sequence ATGAAGCATACACGACTATTTCAGCCCTATACTATGAATGGTAGAGCATTGAAGAACCGTTTTCTAATGGCTCCAATGACCCGTTCAAGAAGTGACCAACCAGGCGATGTTCCCAACAAACTGATGGCAACATATTACGGTCAAAGAGCTTCAGCAGGCCTTATCATTACAGAAGCTACGCAAGTCTCTTTGCAAGGAAAAGGATATGCTAGAACTCCCGGTATCTATACCCCAGAACAAATAAAAGGCTGGAAATTGACCACAGAAGAAGTACATGCAAAAGGAAGTGAAATCTTCTTGCAACTATGGCATGTTGGCCGAGTGAGTTCCTCTAAGGTAAACGGATTACAACCCATCGCTCCCTCTCCCATTACCGCCAAGGAAACCAAAGTGTACGTCTTTGACGGAGCCCCTAATGGTGATGCCACTTTCACACCCGTTGAAGAACCGCGTGAAATGACGCAAAAGGACATTGATCGCGTTATTAAAGAATTTGCTCAAGGTGCAAAAAATGCGATGAAAGCCGGATTTGACGGTGTTGAAATTCATGGAGCTAATGGCTACCTCATCGATCAATTCTTGCGCAGTAATTCCAATCGGCGAACGGACAAATATGGTGGCAGCATGGAGAACCGAATTCGCTTGCTCACTGAAATCACACAAGCCGTTGTGGATGAGGTTGGAAGTAGGAATGTAGGAATTCGATTATCACCATTCATCAGTTTCAAGGATATGGCAGATCCCGAAATTCTGGATACCATTATGCTTACCGCAAAGGCACTTGAGAAGATCGGAGTGGTTTACATTCATTTGAGTGAGGCCGATTGGGATGATGCTCCAGAAATTCCAGATGAATTTAGAATCGAATTGAGAAAGACTTTTAGCAACACCATCATCGCCACAGGAAACAAAACGCCAGATCAGGGTGAGCACTTATTGCAAAACAATTGGGTTGATATAATCGGTTTCGGACGAAAATTCCTAACCAATCCAGACTATCCAGAGCGTGTAAAATTAGACGCTAAAATGAACGAAATCAGCGATTCGCATACACTATTTGGCGGTGGAACTGCAAGAGGCTACACCGACTATCCATTTCTAACAAAAGACTAA
- a CDS encoding polysaccharide deacetylase family protein, producing the protein MKSSRVIPNTLLALVFIFSSCQTPKSDTAMAPHPSSELNGTNSHWPNGAQLVISFSMQFETGGQPEGAESPFSGNPLTAGNPDMPANSWFRYGAKEGVNRMLNLWKKHGIHVTSHVVGEAAIKYPEVANAIAAGGHEIAAHGISWSDQWNMSYEDELQFIKEGIDTVEAITGQRGRGYNANWLRRGPNTLKVLQDLNFLYHIDDLSRDEPFIRMVRGEPFVVIPYTLRNNDIVNIEGKNWSPDQFLAQLKAEFDQLYSEGASQRRMMSVSLHDRIGGAPSIVHVVDQFIEYAKQHEGVVFMRKDEIAELIKDDPNTPIDHSEREFNQ; encoded by the coding sequence ATGAAAAGTTCTAGAGTCATACCTAACACGCTCCTTGCGTTAGTTTTCATCTTCAGTTCCTGTCAAACACCTAAGTCGGATACAGCAATGGCACCCCATCCATCATCAGAATTGAATGGAACAAATAGCCACTGGCCAAATGGCGCCCAGCTAGTTATTTCCTTTTCCATGCAATTTGAAACAGGAGGTCAACCAGAAGGTGCTGAAAGTCCATTTTCGGGAAACCCTTTAACCGCCGGAAATCCAGATATGCCGGCTAATAGCTGGTTCCGTTACGGTGCCAAAGAGGGTGTTAACAGAATGTTGAATCTTTGGAAAAAACATGGGATTCATGTAACCTCTCACGTTGTTGGTGAAGCAGCTATAAAATATCCCGAAGTAGCCAATGCCATAGCTGCTGGTGGACATGAAATCGCTGCACATGGCATCTCTTGGAGCGATCAGTGGAATATGAGCTATGAAGATGAACTCCAATTCATCAAAGAGGGAATTGACACCGTTGAAGCAATTACCGGACAACGAGGTAGAGGCTATAACGCCAACTGGTTACGCAGAGGACCAAACACACTAAAAGTTCTTCAAGATCTTAACTTTCTATATCACATTGATGATTTGAGTCGGGATGAGCCGTTTATACGAATGGTACGAGGTGAGCCATTTGTGGTTATTCCCTATACTCTACGCAATAATGACATTGTGAACATAGAGGGAAAAAACTGGAGTCCCGATCAATTTTTAGCGCAATTGAAAGCTGAATTCGACCAGTTGTATTCCGAAGGTGCCTCACAACGACGAATGATGAGTGTTAGCCTCCATGATAGAATCGGTGGAGCACCGAGTATTGTACACGTTGTGGATCAATTTATCGAATACGCGAAACAACACGAAGGTGTAGTGTTTATGCGAAAAGATGAAATTGCCGAATTGATAAAAGACGATCCGAATACACCGATCGACCATTCAGAAAGAGAATTCAATCAGTAA
- a CDS encoding NAD(P)H-dependent oxidoreductase, whose protein sequence is MIEKEKILNAYIFRHACKLFDTEKKISDSDMQFILQTAQLSPSSFGFEPWHFVVVQDRGLRKKLKEQAWGATAKLDTASHFVICLTMKFPLMKYDSEYIENFMRDVQKLPENVIESKGKMYEVFQKSDFNLTDERKLFDWAAKQCYIPLGNMMTSAAMIGIDSCPIEGFNQEISNTILKEDLGIDTSLYGISYMVAFGYRVNEPRPKTRRNISDFVTFK, encoded by the coding sequence ATGATAGAAAAAGAAAAAATACTCAACGCATACATATTTAGACACGCGTGTAAACTATTCGATACGGAGAAGAAAATCAGCGATTCCGATATGCAATTCATTCTTCAAACGGCGCAGTTATCGCCCAGTTCCTTTGGTTTTGAACCATGGCATTTTGTGGTAGTTCAAGATCGAGGTCTTCGCAAAAAATTAAAGGAACAAGCATGGGGTGCAACTGCCAAGTTGGATACAGCCAGTCATTTTGTGATTTGTCTCACCATGAAATTTCCCCTCATGAAATACGACAGCGAATACATTGAGAATTTCATGAGGGATGTACAGAAACTACCCGAAAATGTAATTGAAAGCAAAGGCAAAATGTATGAGGTATTTCAAAAAAGTGATTTCAATTTGACCGACGAGAGAAAGCTGTTTGATTGGGCCGCCAAGCAATGCTACATACCATTGGGCAACATGATGACAAGTGCGGCAATGATTGGCATCGACTCCTGTCCTATTGAAGGTTTCAATCAGGAAATCAGCAATACAATTCTCAAGGAAGATCTCGGAATTGATACATCCCTGTATGGTATATCCTATATGGTTGCATTTGGTTACCGAGTGAATGAGCCCAGACCCAAAACCAGAAGAAACATAAGCGACTTCGTAACCTTTAAATAG
- a CDS encoding AraC family transcriptional regulator, protein MAKRFYITKDIDVLEFEAVNDWGYPRHKHHFFELTFVLKGNGQHLLNESIVDYKAGDLFFLTPKDEHEFVISEPTTFGIIKFTEQLFIEKASFTTSTYWRKNLESVIFHSNVIAKSVIRNEMDRKQLYGLYYLIRDELENPETYGRNVITELFGAILIVLSRNLKTSFKDKPVQNLSHTDRVEAILAYVRQNVLKKDRVKVKVIAENFYLSPNYVGIYIKKHLGISLQQYIVETKVKMAESLLKQSNLSIKEIANKLGFTDAAHFNRIFRKYTGKAPSEYGA, encoded by the coding sequence ATGGCAAAGCGATTTTACATTACAAAGGATATTGATGTCCTTGAGTTTGAAGCCGTGAACGATTGGGGCTATCCCCGCCACAAGCATCACTTCTTTGAATTGACCTTTGTCTTGAAAGGAAACGGACAACATCTGTTGAATGAGAGCATTGTGGATTATAAGGCGGGTGATCTTTTCTTTCTGACTCCCAAAGACGAACACGAATTCGTTATATCCGAACCGACAACATTTGGAATTATCAAGTTTACCGAACAACTCTTTATTGAAAAGGCATCTTTCACTACCAGTACGTACTGGCGAAAGAATCTGGAATCGGTAATTTTCCACTCTAATGTCATTGCGAAAAGCGTCATTCGAAATGAAATGGATCGCAAGCAGCTCTATGGATTGTATTATCTCATTCGAGATGAACTCGAGAATCCAGAAACGTATGGTAGAAATGTGATAACCGAACTGTTCGGAGCAATTTTGATAGTCTTATCTAGAAATTTGAAGACATCATTTAAGGATAAACCGGTACAGAACCTATCACATACGGATCGAGTAGAAGCGATACTTGCTTATGTTCGACAGAATGTATTGAAGAAGGATAGGGTAAAGGTCAAAGTGATTGCTGAAAACTTCTATCTATCGCCTAATTATGTGGGGATCTACATCAAAAAGCACTTGGGAATATCACTCCAGCAGTACATCGTGGAGACCAAAGTGAAAATGGCAGAAAGCCTATTGAAGCAAAGTAATTTGAGCATCAAGGAGATTGCAAACAAGTTAGGCTTCACTGACGCTGCTCATTTCAATCGAATTTTTCGAAAGTACACAGGGAAGGCGCCAAGTGAATATGGTGCCTGA
- a CDS encoding RDD family protein, with protein MTNELKNNTGTRIGSMIVDHMAMTFIAMIFFIPGMVSGFMSAFEISHEPTNMDLLGEYKYLALIGFALYFCKDSINGRSIGKRATKLQVVNYKDGTVASPLKCTVRNLFIVVWPIEVIVTLASPSRRIGDFVAGTKVVPYTLEREQPKVNYTQIGIALILAYLFAAIVLILPLEGLKAKVESHSVRYVERSLNESAARETEQRYATQMDSYLTADVVVYDQIEDGEDLKYVSVILHLKENYLETTEDFDYIKSITLPLLLRQFPEGTFVGQIKYVYREPGQLNIETLPLDWRE; from the coding sequence ATGACTAACGAGCTAAAGAACAATACGGGCACAAGAATAGGCTCCATGATTGTGGACCACATGGCCATGACTTTTATCGCGATGATATTCTTCATTCCAGGAATGGTCTCAGGATTTATGTCGGCTTTTGAAATTAGTCATGAGCCAACGAATATGGACTTATTAGGTGAATATAAATACCTAGCCTTAATAGGATTCGCTCTGTATTTCTGTAAAGACAGTATTAATGGCAGAAGTATCGGAAAGCGCGCCACGAAACTGCAAGTTGTCAACTACAAGGATGGAACTGTAGCTTCTCCCTTGAAGTGCACGGTACGCAATCTCTTCATTGTTGTGTGGCCCATTGAAGTGATAGTCACCCTTGCTAGTCCTAGCAGAAGAATTGGAGATTTCGTAGCAGGAACCAAAGTTGTCCCTTACACGCTTGAACGTGAACAACCTAAAGTGAACTATACTCAAATTGGAATAGCGCTAATACTGGCTTATTTATTCGCGGCTATCGTTCTGATCCTTCCACTTGAAGGATTGAAAGCAAAGGTTGAGAGTCACAGCGTTCGGTATGTAGAGCGCTCTTTAAACGAAAGTGCCGCCCGTGAAACCGAACAACGCTATGCCACACAAATGGATTCCTATCTCACCGCTGATGTTGTAGTCTATGACCAAATAGAAGACGGTGAAGATTTAAAGTATGTGTCTGTCATCCTTCACTTGAAGGAGAATTACTTGGAAACTACTGAAGACTTCGATTATATAAAATCAATCACACTCCCACTGCTGCTCAGACAATTTCCTGAAGGAACCTTTGTAGGACAGATTAAGTATGTCTACCGTGAACCTGGACAGCTAAACATTGAAACCTTACCGCTAGACTGGCGGGAGTAG